A part of Kwoniella dejecticola CBS 10117 chromosome 5, complete sequence genomic DNA contains:
- a CDS encoding Ras-like protein, which yields MSKAQFLREYKLVVVGGGGVGKSALTIQFIQSHFVDEYDPTIEDSYRKQCIIDEEVALLDVLDTAGQEEYGAMREQYMRTGEGFLLVYSITSRSSFEEVSTFHQQILRVKDKDYFPVVVVANKCDLEYERQVQPHEGRDLAKRFNAQCIETSAKQRVNVDEAFIAVVRAIRRYQKESGPPQAVGTPGKSATGGVGGRADAKDDQVDKGCCAGCVVL from the exons ATGTCGAAA GCTCAGTTCTTACGCGAGTATAAGCTGGTAGTTGTTGGCGGTGGTG GTGTCGGTAAATCAGCATTGACGATTCAATTCATCCAATCGCAT TTCGTTGACGA ATATGATCCTACAATTG AGGACTCGTACAGGAAACAATGCATaatcgatgaagaggtagcTTTGCTTGATGTGCTGGATACGGCTGGACAAGAGGAATATGGAGCTATGCGAGAACAGTATATGAGAACCG GGGAGGGATTTCTGCTGGTTTACTCTATCACTTCGCGGAGCTCGTTCGAAGAAGTATCGACCTTCCATCAACAAATCTTGAGA GTGAAAGACAAGGATTATTTCCCAGTCGTAGTGGTAGCCAACAAGTGTGATTTGGAGTACGAGAGACAAGTACAACCGCATG AGGGACGAGATCTTGCCAAGCGATTCAACGCCCAATGCATAGAGACTTCGGCCAAGCAACGtgtcaatgtcgatgaggCGTTCATCGCTGTGGTCAGAGCTATCAGGAGGTATcaaaag GAATCTGGTCCTCCCCAAGCGGTCGGAACACCCGGGAAATCAGCGACTGGCGGAGTAGGTGGACGAGCAGATGCGAAGGACGATCAAGTGGATAAAGGCTGTTGCGCGGGTTGTGTCGTGCTCTAG